The proteins below come from a single Arthrobacter sp. zg-Y1171 genomic window:
- a CDS encoding MFS transporter, whose product MSAPSLPGLRMIGPLVGFLVLVEITSGILQGYYTPLLTDIARHLGIDDGDVNWFESAQLMLSALAVPILAKLGDIYGHKRILLVSTVLTAAASWGVAVAPDFWTFLAAWSLQGFYVVWLPMEIALIFSRVRHTPNRAVLTRKAAGLLVGALELGVIGGALLGGVLVEHLPLWLTLCAPAAAVTLCIFAVHFGVPESSSLDGGTVDRTGFVLLAVGLLLLTSGLTFLRINGPETWWVWAVLAAGVAAFIPFVRYELGQKDPLVDFRMLRSPSMWPVQLTAGLFGISVLGAQAPMSTFARTDPALYGYGLGLAASQVSIIIGTYVFALLAGALLFPLAARRTTPRNTLVGASLLVGVGYGLFLPFHDTLPQALMNMVVAGLGSGALVAALPSAAAAAAPLNRTGMATGLTNTTKTIGGSFASAVFGIALAGAAADALSSGAADAGTVAPLQGYLTVWAVCSVTAFIAAALLLLVPRLAFADPPLTEAAA is encoded by the coding sequence ATGTCCGCGCCGTCCCTGCCCGGGCTGCGCATGATCGGCCCCCTCGTCGGGTTCCTGGTGCTGGTGGAAATCACCAGCGGCATCCTGCAGGGCTACTACACGCCGCTGCTCACCGACATTGCCCGCCACCTGGGGATCGACGACGGCGACGTCAACTGGTTTGAATCCGCCCAGCTGATGCTTAGTGCCCTGGCCGTGCCGATCCTGGCCAAACTGGGGGACATCTACGGGCACAAACGCATCCTGCTGGTCTCCACGGTCCTGACGGCGGCGGCCTCCTGGGGAGTCGCCGTGGCCCCGGATTTCTGGACGTTCCTGGCCGCGTGGTCGCTCCAGGGCTTCTACGTGGTCTGGCTGCCGATGGAGATCGCCCTGATTTTCAGCCGGGTGCGCCACACTCCCAACCGGGCCGTGCTTACCCGCAAGGCGGCAGGCCTGCTGGTCGGCGCACTGGAGCTGGGGGTGATCGGCGGAGCCCTGCTGGGCGGGGTGCTGGTGGAGCACCTCCCGCTCTGGCTCACGCTGTGCGCGCCCGCCGCCGCGGTGACGCTGTGTATCTTTGCCGTGCATTTCGGGGTGCCGGAATCCAGCTCCCTGGACGGCGGCACGGTGGACCGCACGGGCTTCGTACTGCTGGCGGTCGGGCTGCTCCTGCTTACCTCCGGGCTGACCTTCCTGCGGATCAACGGTCCGGAGACCTGGTGGGTGTGGGCCGTCCTGGCTGCCGGTGTCGCCGCGTTCATTCCTTTTGTCCGGTACGAGCTCGGGCAGAAGGATCCGCTGGTGGATTTCCGGATGCTGCGCAGCCCGTCCATGTGGCCGGTCCAGCTGACCGCGGGGTTGTTCGGCATTTCGGTGCTCGGCGCCCAGGCGCCCATGTCCACGTTCGCCCGCACCGATCCCGCGCTGTACGGCTACGGCCTGGGGCTGGCGGCCTCGCAGGTGTCCATCATCATCGGGACCTACGTCTTCGCCCTGCTCGCCGGCGCGCTGCTCTTCCCCTTGGCCGCCCGGCGGACCACGCCGAGGAACACCTTGGTGGGTGCCTCGCTCCTGGTCGGTGTCGGGTACGGGCTCTTCCTGCCTTTCCATGACACCCTGCCGCAGGCCCTGATGAACATGGTGGTCGCCGGGCTGGGCTCCGGGGCGTTGGTGGCCGCGCTTCCCTCGGCTGCTGCCGCGGCGGCACCGCTGAACCGAACCGGCATGGCAACCGGGCTGACCAACACCACCAAGACCATCGGCGGGTCCTTCGCCTCGGCGGTCTTCGGAATTGCACTGGCCGGCGCAGCCGCGGACGCCCTTTCGAGCGGAGCGGCCGACGCCGGGACGGTGGCACCGCTGCAGGGCTACCTGACGGTCTGGGCGGTGTGTTCGGTGACTGCGTTTATCGCGGCAGCACTCCTGCTGCTGGTGCCCCGGCTGGCGTTCGCCGATCCGCCGCTGACTGAGGCGGCCGCCTAG
- a CDS encoding M20/M25/M40 family metallo-hydrolase: protein MPSSPTALSAAALGRAAAPKLARLLTYRTVSSRVPEEMEPDQFEAFIAALPELFPLVSAGLQLERVNGFGLLYRWPGTASPDAAAGDGAAVDGADGRGPAVLMAHYDVVPVEDPSRWDYPPFAGTVTETSIEGRGALDDKGALAAVLEAAEQLLAEGFAPAGDIYFSFGNNEETAGDTAAAAAALLAERGIRPWLVLDEGGAVASGAFPFVSAPLAVVGVSEKGILDVELAVEDAGGHASTPNRRGATARLARAVVRLDRRPFPASLPDVSVEMVQRLSGSAPLPLRPVLGNARHLRGALTRVFGLLGGEPNAMTRTTVAVTQLRGSKGSNVLATRATANANVRVAVGETVASTVSRLRSIIRDPKVSLRVVEGNEPSPVSATDNAQFALLEETIRTCFPDAVPVPYIMLGGTDSRRFTSICDAVYRFAPFRMSAADRASIHADNERLGIETFGEGITFYKALMGAL from the coding sequence ATGCCCAGCTCTCCCACGGCGCTATCCGCCGCTGCACTAGGCCGCGCGGCCGCTCCGAAGCTCGCCCGGCTCCTCACCTACCGCACCGTTTCCTCCCGGGTGCCCGAGGAAATGGAGCCGGACCAGTTCGAGGCCTTTATCGCAGCACTGCCGGAACTCTTTCCCCTTGTTTCCGCCGGCCTGCAGCTGGAACGGGTCAACGGGTTCGGGCTCCTGTACCGCTGGCCCGGGACGGCCTCGCCCGACGCCGCGGCCGGAGACGGCGCGGCGGTCGATGGCGCGGACGGCAGGGGTCCCGCGGTGCTGATGGCCCACTATGACGTGGTCCCGGTGGAGGACCCGTCGCGGTGGGACTACCCGCCGTTTGCCGGCACGGTCACGGAAACCTCCATCGAAGGCCGCGGGGCCCTCGATGACAAGGGGGCGCTGGCAGCCGTGCTGGAAGCGGCTGAACAGCTGCTCGCCGAGGGGTTCGCGCCCGCAGGGGACATCTACTTCTCCTTCGGCAACAACGAGGAAACCGCCGGCGATACGGCTGCTGCTGCCGCTGCCCTGCTCGCGGAACGCGGCATCCGTCCCTGGCTGGTGCTGGATGAAGGGGGAGCGGTGGCCTCGGGTGCGTTCCCGTTCGTGTCTGCGCCGCTCGCCGTCGTCGGCGTCTCCGAAAAGGGCATCCTCGACGTCGAACTGGCGGTGGAGGACGCCGGCGGGCATGCGTCCACGCCGAACCGGAGGGGTGCAACGGCGCGCCTGGCCCGCGCCGTCGTCCGCCTGGACCGCCGTCCTTTCCCGGCCTCCCTTCCGGATGTCAGCGTGGAAATGGTCCAGCGGCTCTCCGGCTCGGCGCCGCTGCCGCTCCGTCCGGTGCTGGGCAATGCCAGGCACCTGCGCGGTGCGCTGACCCGGGTGTTCGGGCTGCTCGGCGGGGAGCCCAACGCCATGACCCGCACCACCGTGGCCGTGACCCAGCTGCGGGGAAGCAAGGGATCCAATGTCCTGGCCACGCGCGCCACGGCCAATGCCAATGTCCGGGTGGCCGTGGGCGAGACGGTGGCGTCCACTGTGTCGCGGCTGCGGTCGATCATCCGGGACCCCAAGGTGAGCCTGCGCGTGGTGGAGGGCAATGAGCCCTCGCCGGTCTCCGCGACGGACAACGCCCAGTTCGCCCTGCTGGAGGAAACCATCCGGACCTGCTTCCCGGACGCCGTTCCGGTGCCGTACATCATGCTTGGCGGGACCGATTCGCGGCGTTTCACCTCCATCTGCGATGCGGTGTACCGCTTTGCCCCGTTCCGGATGAGCGCCGCGGACCGGGCCAGCATCCACGCCGACAACGAACGGCTGGGCATCGAGACGTTCGGCGAGGGCATCACGTTCTACAAGGCCCTGATGGGTGCGCTCTGA
- a CDS encoding Lrp/AsnC family transcriptional regulator: MPTDALDARIVTLFTDNPRMSVLEASRRLAVARATVQARLDRMQETGVIAGWGPRIDAEALGYDVVAYCSLTIRQDTGHDAVVAALSRIPEIQEVHTVSGESDLLARVAARSNSDLQRVIDAIVATNTVLRTSSVIVLNTHFEGRMLPLLHAAATPEA, from the coding sequence ATGCCCACCGACGCGCTGGATGCCCGTATCGTCACCCTGTTTACCGACAACCCGCGGATGTCGGTGCTGGAGGCCTCGCGCCGGCTCGCCGTTGCCCGGGCCACGGTCCAGGCCCGCCTGGACCGGATGCAGGAGACCGGTGTGATCGCCGGCTGGGGTCCGCGGATCGACGCCGAGGCCCTGGGGTACGACGTCGTCGCCTACTGCTCGCTCACCATCCGCCAGGACACCGGCCATGACGCAGTGGTTGCGGCACTGTCCCGGATTCCGGAAATCCAGGAGGTGCATACCGTCTCGGGGGAGAGCGACCTGCTGGCCCGGGTGGCGGCGCGGTCCAATTCTGATCTGCAGCGGGTGATCGACGCGATCGTCGCCACCAACACGGTCCTGCGGACTTCCTCGGTGATTGTGCTGAACACGCATTTCGAAGGGCGGATGCTGCCCCTGCTGCATGCCGCAGCAACCCCGGAGGCCTGA
- a CDS encoding amino acid permease, translating to MSLGSAIGTGLFVGSGEGIAAAGPAVLISFLIAGTMVILIMRMMGEMAAADPSSGAFSVYAEKALGRTAGTTVGWMWWFQIVIVIAAEATAAAAIVASLVPGVEQWMLALAFIIVFTAVNLAGAASLGEFEYWFAILKVAAIIIFLAVGVAFVAGLLPGVPSPGTSNLFDNGGFMPNGLTGVASGLLLVVFAFGGTEIITIAAADTEEPSKNIAGAINSVIWRILVFYIGSVLVMVTVLPWDSEALSTGPFVAVLHAAKVPGADTVMAVVIVIALLSAMNANLYGASRMIYSLGERGRAPAALGRLGSGGVPRRAVLASVVFGFVAVVLNYLYPDTVLMILLNTVGSTCLVVWGISIVSQIILRRRAEAAGVELTFKMWAFPWLSYFALALLAGIVVLGFFDPDVRIQLLATAALSTVLVLLAWSFERRSAAKARTAPGDRADQA from the coding sequence ATGAGCCTCGGCAGTGCCATCGGCACCGGCCTTTTCGTAGGGTCCGGCGAAGGCATCGCAGCGGCCGGTCCGGCAGTGCTGATCTCCTTCCTAATCGCCGGAACCATGGTGATTCTGATCATGCGCATGATGGGCGAGATGGCGGCGGCCGACCCCAGCAGCGGTGCGTTTTCCGTATATGCCGAGAAAGCCCTGGGGCGCACGGCGGGCACCACGGTCGGGTGGATGTGGTGGTTCCAGATCGTGATCGTCATAGCCGCGGAGGCTACGGCCGCTGCGGCCATCGTCGCCTCCCTGGTCCCCGGCGTCGAGCAGTGGATGCTGGCCCTGGCCTTCATCATCGTGTTTACCGCCGTCAACCTGGCCGGGGCTGCCAGCCTGGGCGAATTCGAGTACTGGTTTGCCATCCTGAAGGTTGCCGCAATCATCATCTTCCTGGCGGTCGGCGTCGCCTTCGTGGCCGGACTGCTTCCCGGCGTCCCGTCGCCGGGCACCTCCAACCTCTTCGACAACGGCGGCTTCATGCCCAACGGCCTGACCGGGGTGGCCTCGGGACTGCTGCTGGTGGTCTTCGCTTTCGGCGGCACCGAGATCATCACCATCGCCGCAGCGGACACAGAGGAACCGTCCAAGAATATTGCCGGAGCGATCAACTCGGTGATCTGGCGGATCCTGGTCTTCTACATCGGTTCGGTGCTGGTGATGGTCACCGTACTGCCCTGGGACAGTGAAGCGCTGAGCACCGGCCCGTTCGTGGCCGTCCTGCATGCAGCGAAGGTCCCCGGTGCGGACACGGTCATGGCGGTCGTCATCGTCATCGCGCTGCTGTCCGCCATGAATGCGAACCTGTACGGCGCGTCCCGGATGATCTACTCCCTGGGCGAGCGCGGCCGGGCTCCGGCCGCCCTGGGCCGCCTCGGCTCCGGCGGAGTGCCCCGCCGGGCGGTGCTGGCGTCCGTGGTCTTCGGCTTCGTTGCCGTGGTGCTGAACTACCTCTACCCCGACACCGTGCTGATGATCCTGCTCAACACCGTCGGTTCCACCTGCCTGGTGGTCTGGGGCATCTCCATCGTTTCCCAGATCATCCTGCGGCGTCGGGCGGAAGCGGCCGGCGTCGAACTCACGTTCAAGATGTGGGCCTTCCCCTGGCTCTCCTACTTTGCGCTGGCACTGCTCGCGGGAATCGTGGTCCTTGGCTTCTTCGACCCCGATGTGCGGATCCAGCTGCTGGCGACGGCGGCCCTCAGCACCGTGCTGGTCCTGCTGGCCTGGTCCTTCGAACGGCGCAGCGCTGCCAAGGCCCGCACCGCACCCGGGGACCGAGCCGACCAGGCCTGA
- a CDS encoding thiamine pyrophosphate-dependent enzyme translates to MDNNLQPAALPAEELRELYRLVTAVRQLDLAAIAWQRQGIIPGYAPELGQEAAQVGSAFAMDPKHDFVFPTYREMGVALTMGVDMTAYMSTHKASWHGGLYNPVQTRLAPIQAVVGGSVLHAVGWAHGQTLAGDPGVALTYFGDGASSQGDVHEAMNFAGVLKAPVIFFVQNNGWAISLPTEAQVAGGTVAARAAGYGMKAITVDGNDAAAVVLATREAAAHARAGHGPVLIEAMTYRRGPHSTSDDPGRYRSLAEERRDEGVDPVQLLADRLLAEGLADADFLDAALQDAKTHADTVREGVMALGPRPGREMFDFVFAEPTEALKAQARAWREESEHV, encoded by the coding sequence ATGGACAATAATCTGCAACCTGCGGCCCTGCCGGCGGAGGAACTCCGGGAGCTGTACCGCCTGGTCACCGCCGTCCGGCAGCTGGACCTCGCCGCGATCGCCTGGCAGCGCCAGGGCATCATCCCCGGATACGCCCCGGAACTGGGCCAGGAAGCCGCCCAGGTGGGCAGCGCCTTCGCCATGGATCCCAAGCATGACTTCGTTTTCCCCACGTACCGGGAAATGGGCGTGGCGCTCACCATGGGCGTGGATATGACCGCCTATATGTCCACCCACAAGGCCAGCTGGCACGGCGGCCTCTACAACCCGGTGCAGACCCGGCTTGCGCCGATCCAGGCAGTGGTCGGCGGATCCGTGCTGCACGCCGTGGGCTGGGCGCACGGCCAGACCCTCGCCGGCGACCCCGGCGTGGCCCTGACCTACTTCGGCGACGGCGCCAGCTCCCAGGGCGACGTCCATGAAGCAATGAACTTCGCCGGCGTCCTGAAGGCTCCGGTCATTTTCTTCGTCCAGAACAACGGCTGGGCCATTTCGCTGCCCACCGAGGCCCAGGTGGCCGGCGGAACCGTCGCCGCCCGTGCCGCCGGATACGGAATGAAGGCCATCACCGTGGACGGCAACGACGCCGCCGCCGTCGTCCTCGCCACGCGGGAGGCCGCCGCTCACGCCAGGGCCGGGCACGGTCCGGTACTGATCGAGGCCATGACCTACCGCCGCGGCCCGCACTCCACCAGCGACGATCCCGGCAGGTACCGGAGCCTGGCCGAGGAACGGCGCGACGAAGGCGTGGATCCGGTCCAGCTGCTGGCGGACCGGCTCCTGGCGGAAGGCCTGGCGGACGCCGACTTCCTGGACGCCGCGCTGCAGGACGCCAAGACCCATGCGGACACCGTCCGCGAGGGAGTCATGGCGCTCGGCCCCCGTCCCGGACGGGAAATGTTCGACTTCGTTTTTGCCGAGCCCACCGAAGCACTCAAAGCCCAGGCCCGCGCCTGGCGGGAGGAATCCGAACATGTCTGA
- a CDS encoding alpha-ketoacid dehydrogenase subunit beta: MQAALNRALAETLAEDPKAVVLGEDVGRLGGVFRITDGLQKRFGQDRVFDTPLAESGILGMSVGLAMAGFHPIPEVQFDGFAYPAVNQIVTQLARMNYRSRGTMPMPVTLRVPSFGGIRAPEHHGESLEALFAHVPGLKVVSPSSPHEAYHLLKHAVAVPDPVIFMEPKSRYWQKGDVFLDDAGPLEGAKVVRPGKHVTLVAWGAMVARCLSVAELAAEDGIEVEVLDLRWLKPIDAEGLAASVARTRRAVVVHEAPLTSGLGAEVAALITERCFDTLRAPVGRVTGFDVPYPSGDLEDEYIPNIDRILFGIQRVLEYRRG; encoded by the coding sequence ATGCAGGCGGCCCTGAACCGGGCCCTGGCCGAAACCCTGGCCGAGGATCCCAAAGCCGTGGTCCTGGGCGAGGACGTGGGACGGCTCGGCGGAGTCTTCCGCATCACCGACGGCCTGCAGAAGCGCTTCGGTCAGGACCGCGTTTTCGATACTCCGCTGGCGGAATCGGGCATCCTGGGCATGTCCGTGGGGCTGGCCATGGCCGGGTTCCACCCGATCCCCGAGGTGCAGTTCGACGGCTTCGCGTATCCGGCGGTAAACCAGATCGTCACCCAGCTGGCCCGGATGAACTACCGCAGCCGGGGCACGATGCCCATGCCGGTGACCCTGCGGGTCCCCAGTTTCGGCGGCATCCGCGCCCCCGAACACCACGGCGAGTCGCTGGAGGCGCTCTTCGCCCACGTTCCGGGATTGAAGGTGGTTTCCCCTTCCAGCCCGCACGAGGCCTACCACCTGCTGAAGCACGCCGTAGCCGTACCGGACCCGGTGATCTTCATGGAACCGAAGTCCCGCTACTGGCAGAAGGGCGACGTATTCCTGGACGACGCCGGCCCCCTGGAGGGCGCCAAGGTGGTCCGTCCGGGCAAGCACGTCACGCTGGTGGCGTGGGGCGCCATGGTGGCCCGCTGCCTCTCCGTGGCCGAGCTGGCAGCCGAGGACGGCATCGAGGTGGAGGTCCTGGACCTGCGGTGGCTGAAGCCGATCGACGCCGAGGGGCTGGCCGCCTCCGTCGCCCGGACCCGGCGCGCCGTCGTCGTCCATGAAGCGCCGCTGACCTCGGGCCTCGGCGCCGAAGTGGCCGCCCTGATCACCGAGCGCTGCTTCGATACCCTGCGCGCTCCGGTTGGGCGGGTCACGGGATTCGACGTACCGTATCCCTCAGGCGACCTTGAAGACGAATACATCCCGAACATCGACCGCATCCTGTTCGGGATCCAGCGAGTATTGGAGTACCGGCGTGGCTGA
- a CDS encoding biotin/lipoyl-containing protein, producing the protein MAEIPFPLPDLGEGLIEATVLEWLVSVGDQVERNQPLVEVETTKSAVELPSPQAGRVARTYGEPGETINVGEPLIVFEVPDNAAGIVGTVPQEAPARRRVRLTAALDED; encoded by the coding sequence GTGGCTGAAATCCCCTTCCCTCTTCCCGACCTCGGCGAAGGCCTGATCGAGGCCACCGTGCTGGAGTGGCTGGTGTCCGTGGGCGACCAGGTGGAACGCAACCAGCCGCTGGTCGAGGTGGAAACCACCAAATCGGCGGTGGAGCTGCCCTCCCCGCAGGCCGGACGCGTTGCGCGCACCTACGGCGAGCCGGGTGAAACGATCAACGTCGGCGAACCGCTTATTGTCTTCGAGGTTCCGGACAACGCCGCCGGCATTGTGGGTACGGTGCCGCAGGAAGCTCCGGCGCGCCGCCGGGTCCGACTGACCGCCGCGCTGGACGAGGACTAG
- a CDS encoding alpha/beta fold hydrolase, which yields MADYGSLVEGTDPRLSVESIDPAEDAGGTTALRPVLLLHGFASSAQLNWHDSGWITALTAAGRRIITVDLPGHGGSAAPEDLDSYRPSRIRADLLQVLQDAGVSPLADGDPASGLDVVGYSLGSRLAWEFGATQPELVHRMVLGGPGSGDPLADFDLDAAREAAAGGAPVADPRTAELLRMAQLVPQNRLAALFRMIEAIKEEPFSPAAAVPSMPLLLVAGERDDLAATAPELAALSGQAGMLSLPARTHTNAVTSRAFKNAAVEFLAG from the coding sequence GTGGCGGATTACGGCTCCCTGGTGGAAGGCACCGACCCCCGCCTTTCGGTGGAGAGTATCGACCCTGCCGAAGATGCCGGGGGCACGACGGCGCTGCGTCCCGTACTCCTGCTGCACGGCTTTGCCTCCAGCGCGCAGCTGAACTGGCATGACTCCGGATGGATCACCGCGCTGACCGCCGCGGGACGCCGGATCATTACCGTGGACCTGCCCGGCCACGGCGGCAGCGCCGCACCGGAGGACCTGGATTCCTACCGCCCCAGCCGCATCCGCGCGGACCTGCTGCAGGTACTCCAGGACGCAGGCGTTTCCCCGCTGGCCGACGGCGACCCGGCCAGCGGCCTGGACGTGGTGGGGTACTCCCTCGGTTCCCGCCTCGCCTGGGAATTCGGAGCCACCCAGCCCGAACTCGTGCACCGCATGGTGCTCGGAGGGCCGGGAAGCGGTGACCCGCTGGCGGACTTCGACCTCGATGCCGCCCGCGAAGCAGCGGCGGGCGGGGCGCCCGTGGCGGATCCCCGCACCGCCGAACTGCTGCGCATGGCCCAGCTGGTTCCGCAGAACCGCCTGGCCGCGCTGTTCCGGATGATCGAGGCCATCAAGGAGGAACCCTTCTCCCCCGCAGCGGCGGTTCCGTCCATGCCGCTGCTCCTTGTCGCCGGGGAACGCGATGACCTCGCGGCGACGGCGCCCGAACTGGCCGCCCTGAGCGGGCAGGCCGGGATGCTCTCGCTTCCCGCCCGCACCCACACCAACGCCGTGACTTCGCGGGCATTCAAGAATGCTGCGGTGGAATTCCTGGCGGGCTAA